GTCTCTGGAGCTTCTGGCTGAAAACAAGCCGATCATGGACAACCTGCAACACTACATTTTAAACTATTTTGACTCAGACACTGGAAAATTCACGTCCCACGGAAGCCGCAATGACCACGTTCTGAACGTGTTCGTGTCAGTGTCTGTGGAGGAGTTTGGTATCGTGTTGGCAGGTTTATCATCAGTTATCGGCATCTTTGTTGGTCTATCCGCATATGTCCTAGTGATTAAAAGATATGGTGAcgcagcgatggagaaggccctgACTCTGGCTGGCACCGTGTGTCTGATGAGTATCACTGCATCAGGGTGCATTCTGGGTCTTGCTTTAGAAACATTTCTATCAATTGAATCCACTACTTTGggtgtattctgttttttatctTTAGCCTTATTTATATTAATCTGTCTGCTCATTTACAAATGTGATCTATACTTGACAtttatgttcttctttttttatttcccacTAATGTgtctacatatattaattatGATTACAATTGCAATGACCATTTTAAAAACCAAATTGCTTCTATTATTCCCACTACTTCCTATTTTGACTCTAAGCAGATTCAGACACACATCCAACATCTTAAAGAACATGGCACCTCTTCCTCTGATGCTGATCATAACAGATGTATTCAACTTGGCCAAACAGCCCATAGCTGCTGTTCAGTCCTCAACAAACCCGAACGGCGATGTAGTCGAGGGGCTTTTTGTTGGATGCATCGTTACTCAGCTACTGGTGGTCGTGGTCGGAGTAACCTTATTTGAGTCTTGGCAGAGAGGCGGAGCAGCAAAAatctgtgctgctgctgcagccttgGGTGGAGCAGTTTTAACAGTTGTAGAGTCGGTTCTCCAGAGACTGGGTCCAGGTCCCACTATAGGAGCTCTGATGGGGGTGGCGGGGGCAGCAGGGGTGTCTCTGGCTGCAGCGGGGGCTGTAACACACCAGTATGGAGACGGAGTGAAGTTTTCACTAGGAAAGCTGGGTGAGACGGTGGGAGTAGCTGTGGGAGCTTTTGCAATGTCATGTCTCCACAGCGGGCTGTCCAGTACGTTCATGGTTCTGTTTGCTGCTACGATACCTACCGGTGTTTGTCCTGAACTGCATGACTTCTACATGAGGCACCGAAAGTCTGGTGtatttatattgtttttatgcATAGTCACAAGCATGTACTTATTACTATGGTTATATGTTTCCTGCACCAATCTCTTTGCAAGAATTGTGTCTttttgcatatttgaaatacCTTTGGTGTACCTTTGTAGCTGTATGAAAAGATTATaggtaataattgctcgggggtcatgttctggatctctggaaagcgcctgaCAACATCTGTTCtaatagatgctatattaaTAAAACTGAATGACATGATGACTTTTTTCTTCGTGCACCAcaatccctgaaaacatcccgaAAGCCAGTGGCCCTCCAGGACCTGGACTGGGAAACTAAGCGCAGGAGTCCTGCTCCCAGAAGGTGTTCCTGatctgttgttgttcttttctctttcctccCTGTTGAAAGGGAGTTGTTCTTTCCCATGTTCGCCCGGTGCTTGCTCAGGACGGGGGACTGTATCAAAGAAGGTTTTTATGCAATCTGCTGGTTTGCTTATCGAAGCAATTATTATCGTTATTTTATTGGCTCTGTATTGTTTGGACAATATTGAAATTACTTTTAAGGTCAAAATAGACCCGAGCACATGTTTGAAATCTGTATTTTTTCATCGTTTCGGCTTTCCTTAAGCATAAttaaatattatggaaacaccTGTAATGTATACGTTGACGAtggaaggattaaaaaaaaaaaataaaacaaaacctttTTTCAACATTGAATAAAGGTATAGGTTGTTGTCTGATGTTTTACAGTCTATGTTTATGTCGTTCTGCTGTTGGTGAACATTGGTGAACAATTACAGTTCAGTGGGACTCAATTATGGTTCATCCCATTCTCCTCCTTCAAACATACACTCCCAACATTAATCTGTgatcattgcacatgtttgtAACTCTTCCGGACCAGCACATCCACTTTTTActcatatttttttatgtgttatgtttgttttatatatcGTGTTCGATTCTTTGTTTCACTGTGATTGTACAGTATGTGCTTGACTCTCTGTGTTGCCTTTGCCCAGggcgtcattgtaaatgagaaactgttctcaactgacttacctggttaaataattaaaataaaataaaagtgggTTGTAGATTAATGAGAAGAATGGAAAGTGTCTTAGATCTGCGGGGACGTCCATCAACTCTGGCACCCAGAGTTTTATGCCACACAAGGTGAAGGTTCCTGTTCATGATGCTGCCCTCTGCTGGAAACTCTGAATATTAAGAGGTAATGGTCTGCGAAGAAGGCAAAGGATTTCCACTCTTGACTTTCAAGTAGTTCAGGTATCATGTGTGGTCGAGAGTGGGGCTCCACTTTCTCCACCATCCGCAAGCCAGAACCTCGACCCAAAATGCAGCAACATTTAGCCAACAGTTGCCACGTCGCTTTTCAAAGTAAGTGGCTGATCTGTGAAGAAACCACGATGAAACGTGGTTATTTATGGTACGACAAAAGCGTGTCAGAGGCCCCCCCCGCCCGTCCAGCGTGCATACAGCGAGATAGCATGAAGCTAAGCTGCTAGGCTCTTCTGTTTGTCCATTTCTTCGTTTTCAGAGTGACTGGGAGCCGGGCAGACTCGGCCTTGGCTAAGTTAACGACCACCAAACAAATATCCCTCTGGAGAAGTCTGTGGGTGCCGAGCTGGACGAGGCGGTGCAGAGGAGCTGAAGCTACTGCCCCGGACcctggttggatggatggagatgatCACGCGATGAACTTGTCTGCTACTAACTTTAAAACTCCTGTTGGGGTCGTAGTTATCGCGCTGCTTCGGCTTTGTTCcctttaaaaaacaagaaatacatCATGCGTTGGTGTTTTCCACCGTTGTAATTCGAAGCAGTTGACCGCTTGTTTCTCGTGGAAGCAGCAAAGGTGTTTTTGATTTTCCAAACACTGAACGAGGGTGCACTGTTTTTAACatgactctgtgtgtgtgtgtattgttttttttctctgcagtttctgttggtggaaataaatatttatgcCACATCCCCATCTGAGCATGCAGTTCCAGCAGAAAAGGGCCCATGTTCTTTTTCCAGACACCATCAGCctcagggaggaggaggaggaggaggaggaggaaaggggGGCTTCCGATACAAGATGAAGCATTGTGAACGGGATcacctcctcctctcttccCTCCTCCAATTCATGTGTGTTTACACGAGGACCTGTTATCCTTTTCCATCACTGCTATAGCTCGGAGGTATTTATTTTTAGCAACCGTGGAATAGTTTCAGCGCATCTGTGATATGTAAATACTTGTAATCAATCACAGGTGTTCCCTCGCCCACAGAGAGGCCCCCGCGATCCGATGTTTGGaaagaacaagatgaaaaggattCGCTGCCTTCAAGTACATGTCTGTGGATTGGGCTATTTTTAAGTAAAGAATGAGGTATAGCTTTAATTTGGGCTCCGTGATGTTATTTCTATTATTAACCTGTTAGTATCAATGTGTTTGTGAATGCTGCAGATCTGCTGTTTACATATAAAACTCAGGAATCTGTTGCTAGTTCTCTTCTGTCTCTCTGGGTTAACTTCCTCTGAGCTTCACTCTTTGCATCTATTTCGCTCTTTAATCTCTTTTTGAAAACGTACTTTTACCTTAAGGGTTTTTGTTGCTCATGAGTGGTCGCTGTAAGTATTTTGTTGTAAATATTGAGCCAGTTGCAGTATGTGTGATTGACAGCAGGGGCTCTGTTATCTTTCACCAGCTTCTCCTCTCTGGTGCCAAGTAGCTAAAACGATGATAAACTGTCATTAATATCATTGACCGCAGTGATACTCCCCGATCCATCCCAGACggccagacttccttcaccccagccGTGTCGTCCAGATCCCGGCTGGATCTCCCCAGCGTGTCCTGGCGGGGTTTACTCCCAGTGGGACGTGCTCAGAAAACTTCCCCGGGGAGGCGTCCTAACCAGACGGCCGAGCCACCTCATCAGGCTCCTCTTGATGTGGgcgagcagcggctctactgcGAGTCTCTCCCTCACCACTGAGcctctcaccctatctctaaaggcacttttccactagcacctactcagctctactcatctcagctcgactcaacttggtctggattcttttccataacaattcagcacctggagcagaagtaggaggttggagtgaagctgctgtgacgtatttgatctaaacgaagaagacaacaacactaaagatgtagaacctggaggagatgatagatgtgctgctgggtctgtggcttgtgttcgatatcaagttaaaaaatgagagtgagagaagctccaagcggcgacgctttattttttttttgttcgtctcggtgctgctgaaaaaatcagttggtagccgcgagcagctatgaagtgacagagctccttgtagatctggtcgttccttatcgcccgtctagatccctttttaattctctcctcagccaccaggtttctgaacatctgcacctcagatttGGACCACGAAACGAGACTTTTgcgctggtcgaataaaatgaaaaagaagccgCCATCGCTCTTTccctgatttccgcctcctgactcagacgtctgattcccaaccccccgaccaatcggtggcctatagtgtgatgacatcacagcccgactcagccgctttgaacctcggcagaatagttacaggaaaaagtatatactcggcacgttagacccctagtgggaaagaaccaaaccgagtggaggagagCCGAGCAggcactagtggaaaagtgccataagaggGAGCGCAGGGAAACTCATttcagccgcttgtatccgtgatctCGTTCTACCAGCCTGTGACcacaggtgagggtgggaacgtagacaGACTGGTCAATCGAGGGCGTCACCTTtggactcagctccttcttcaccttcTTCACCCTGACAGACAGATGCAGAGTCCGCACCGCTTCGCTTGTCAATCTCATTCTTCCCTCGCTGggagagggcagagggcagcctTGGCAGAGTCCAACCCTGAAATGTGGGCCAACCCCTGACACCGGCTGTACAGGGGACGTAGAAGGGATTCAGTGACACAGTCCTCCTCCAAATCCATGTAGACCGGTTGGGGAAAACGGTGGACTTCCACGTCCAGGACACTGGCAATTAAGACTCTGGTTATGCATAAATGTGTAGCTTTATATACCCATAGGTACAAAAACACATGGGAATGATGTCATGGATGTGACATCTAATGATGTTTTGTACCAGGCAGTAAATCTGCTAAATGATGCTTTAAAGTTGGACATTGTCATAACGCGGGTCAGTGGAGATGGACTCACTTTTCGTCAGTGTGGTCGACTGGATACGACGCCTCGGCTACCTTTCATGGTCAGAAAATACATGCTTTTGTGCCAATTTCAAGATTTCTCTGTTTTCTGTCCAAACCGTGCCCGCGCAGAAACATGTTGACTGTTTTTACTGGATCCAAGTATCGTGTCGCTGTAATAATAAGTCAACAATGGACTTCTCTTGTGGAGGTGTGGCCGTGGGCCACGATGGAGCAATGTGTGCACGGCTGGACTGAGGAGACATCTCGATGTAGCTCGGTGGATGAACACGTCCCACGGGCCTCCCTCTGATTCACAGGCCTCATTCTTTCCTTAATGCGGTGATTAGACCTCAGTTCGGCAGAGCTGACTGAATGCCAGCTCTCCCCTCCCTGCAGGTCCCTGCTCAGAACCGCCAGCCAAGTCACTGCCAGTAACGTGAAACACATTGTCTTTGTTGTTTCACAAGAACACGCAGCTTTGCTTCTAAGTATATCCACTCATGTCTTTACTCGAGGTCACAATTTATTTtacggtttaaaaaaaaaaaaagttttattttcaatttaaagattttttttttaaatcagaaaacCCCACAATCCACATCTCCGACCTTATTTCCATGTACCTGTCGTTTTATTTCTTAAAAAACTAAATTCAGCGGAATAAAAATAACCGTCATAACAAGAAAAAGCGCTTCTTTTAGAGATT
This is a stretch of genomic DNA from Cololabis saira isolate AMF1-May2022 chromosome 12, fColSai1.1, whole genome shotgun sequence. It encodes these proteins:
- the LOC133456578 gene encoding uncharacterized protein LOC133456578; this encodes MSDADVLQMPTGAVGTSRTNRSLRLPSCLSSWPAQVIATFVIGLVSAAPAGLLLGKTVVVLLKSLELLAENKPIMDNLQHYILNYFDSDTGKFTSHGSRNDHVLNVFVSVSVEEFGIVLAGLSSVIGIFVGLSAYVLVIKRYGDAAMEKALTLAGTVCLMSITASGCILGLALETFLSIESTTLGVFCFLSLALFILICLLIYKCDLYLTFMFFFFYFPLMCLHILIMITIAMTILKTKLLLLFPLLPILTLSRFRHTSNILKNMAPLPLMLIITDVFNLAKQPIAAVQSSTNPNGDVVEGLFVGCIVTQLLVVVVGVTLFESWQRGGAAKICAAAAALGGAVLTVVESVLQRLGPGPTIGALMGVAGAAGVSLAAAGAVTHQYGDGVKFSLGKLGETVGVAVGAFAMSCLHSGLSSTFMVLFAATIPTGVCPELHDFYMRHRKSGVFILFLCIVTSMYLLLWLYVSCTNLFARIVSFCIFEIPLVYLCSCMKRL